A part of Apodemus sylvaticus chromosome 19, mApoSyl1.1, whole genome shotgun sequence genomic DNA contains:
- the LOC127670055 gene encoding olfactory receptor 2G3-like: protein MINSSVNSDFILVGFSDQPQLERRLFIVVLISYLLTLVGNTIIILISSIDSKLKTPMYFFLTHLSFVDISFTTSIVPQLLWNLKGPAKTITVMGCAVQLYVSLTLGSTECILLAVMAFDRYAAVCKPLHYVAVMNSQLRRALAGISWLSGIGNALIQGTITLWLPRCGHLWLHHFFCEVPSMIKLACVDIHANEVQLFVASLVLLLLPLALILTSYGHIAKAVIRIKSSQAWRRALGTCGSHLMVVSLFYGSITAIYIQPNSSYAHTHGKFISLFYTVMTPTLNPLIYTLRNKEVKGALGRLFNRASGACKRSRARGDKILN, encoded by the coding sequence ATGATTAACAGTAGTGTCAACAGTGACTTCATTCTGGTGGGTTTCTCAGATCAGCCTCAGCTGGAAAGAAGACTCTTCATAGTAGTTTTAATTTCCTATCTTCTCACTCTGGTGGGAAATACAATCATTATTCTGATCTCTTCAATAGATTCTAAACTCAAAACCCCTATGTACTTTTTCCTCACTCACCTATCCTTCGTTGACATCTCTTTCACTACCAGCATTGTCCCCCAGCTGCTATGGAACCTAAAAGGACCAGCAAAGACTATCACAGTTATGGGCTGTGCAGTGCAGCTTtatgtctctctgactctgggcTCTACTGAGTGTATTCTCCTGGCAGTAATGGCTTTTGATCGCTATGCTGCTGTCTGCAAACCTCTCCACTATGTAGCTGTGATGAATTCACAGCTCCGCCGGGCTCTAGCAGGAATCTCGTGGCTCAGTGGAATTGGAAATGCTCTCATTCAAGGAACAATCACTCTTTGGCTCCCACGTTGTGGCCATCTGTGGCTCCACCATTTCTTCTGTGAAGTCCCCTCCATGATCAAGCTTGCCTGTGTGGACATTCATGCCAATGAGGTCCAACTCTTTGTAGCCTCATTGGTCTTGCTGCTCTTACCCTTAGCACTGATACTGACATCCTATGGACATATAGCCAAGGCAGTTATAAGAATCAAGTCATCCCAAGCTTGGCGTAGAGCCCTGGGCACATGTGGATCCCACTTGATGGTTGTGTCTCTCTTTTATGGGAGTATCACAGCCATCTACATCCAGCCGAACAGTTCATATGCCCACACCCATGGGAAGttcatctctctcttttacaCTGTTATGACCCCAACCCTTAATCCCCTCATCTACACACTGAGgaataaggaggtgaaaggggcTCTGGGACGACTCTTCAATAGAGCCTCTGGAGCATGCAAACGAAGTAGAGCACGTGGTGACAAGATCCTGAACTGA
- the LOC127669118 gene encoding olfactory receptor 14J1-like encodes MNVSFKTGFLLMGFSDERNLQILHAVLFLITYLLAIMGNLLIITIITLDQRLHSPMYYFLKHLSLLDLCFISVTVPQSIANSLMDNGFISFGQCVLQVFFFMALASSEVGILTVMSYDRYVAICQPLQYETIMDPHACKCAVIAVWMAGGISGLIHTGVNFSIPLCGKRIIHQFFCDIPQMLKLACSYEFINEIAVAAFTTSTAFVCLIAIVFSYIQIFSTVMRIPSADSRTKVFSTCLPHLFVVMFFLSAAGFEFLRLPSDSLSAMDLIFSIFYTVIPPTLNPLIYSLRNESMKAALKKVLSREEFSRRMVYAKAIFNL; translated from the coding sequence ATGAATGTGAGCTTCAAGACTGGATTCCTCCTCATGGGGTTCTCTGATGAGCGTAACCTTCAGATTTTACATGCAGTGCTCTTTTTGATCACATACCTGTTGGCCATCATGGGCAATCTCctcattatcaccatcatcaccttgGACCAACGTCTTCATTCTCCCATGTACTACTTCTtgaagcatctctctcttttggaCCTCTGCTTCATCTCTGTTACTGTTCCTCAGTCCATTGCAAACTCACTCATGGACAatggtttcatttcttttggtcAGTGTGTGCTTCAGGTTTTCTTCTTCATGGCTCTGGCTTCATCAGAAGTAGGTATTCTCACGGTGATGTCTTATGACCGGTATGTTGCCATCTGTCAGCCACTGCAGTATGAGACAATTATGGATCCCCATGCTTGCAAGTGTGCAGTGATAGCTGTATGGATGGCTGGAGGAATATCTGGGCTCATACACACAGGTGTTAATTTCTCAATTCCTCTTTGTGGGAAGAGAATTATTCACCAGTTCTTCTGTGACATTCCCCAAATGCTAAAACTAGCCTGTTCTTATGAATTCATTAATGAGATTGCAGTGGCTGCATTTACAACATCCACAGCCTTTGTCTGTTTGATTGCCATAGTATTCTCCTACATTCAAATCTTCTCAACTGTGATGAGAATTCCATCAGCTGATAGTCGGACTAAGGTGTTCTCCACCTGTCTTCCACATTTGTTTGTAGTCATGTTCTTCCTCTCAGCTGCAGGCTTTGAATTTCTAAGACTTCCTTCAGATTCCCTGTCAGCAATGGACCTCATATTCTCCATATTCTACACTGTGATACCTCCAACACTCAATCCACTCATCTACAGCTTGAGAAATGAGTCCATGAAAGCAGCTCTGAAGAAAGTGTTGTCAAGAGAAGAATTTTCTCGGAGAATGGTATATGCAAAAGCTATATTCAATCTCTAA
- the LOC127670010 gene encoding olfactory receptor 2B6-like, which translates to MWINNQSSVDDFILLGFSDRPWLETPLFVIFLVAYIFALFGNISIILVSRLDPQLDSPMYFFVSNLSLLDLCYTTSTVPQMLVNLRGPEKTISYGGCVAQLYIFLALGSTECILLAIMAFDHFAAICKPLHYPIIMNQKRCIHMATGTWISGFANSLVQSTLTVVAPRCGQRVIDHFFCEVPALLKLACIDTTVNEAELNILGALLLLVPLSLILGTYVFIAQAVLKLRSAESRWKAFNTCASHLVVVFLFYFTAISMYVQPPSSYSHDRGKIMALFYGIVTPTLNPFIYTLRNKDVKAALRRALTKEFWVKTRQ; encoded by the coding sequence ATGTGGATCAACAATCAGAGCTCTGTAGATGACTTCATCTTATTGGGATTTTCTGACCGGCCTTGGCTGGAGACAcctctctttgtgatttttctgGTGGCCTACATCTTTGCCTTATTTGGTAATATCTCCATTATCCTGGTTTCTCGCCTAGACCCCCAGCTTGACAGCCCCATGTACTTTTTTGTCTCTAACCTTTCTCTTCTGGACCTCTGCTATACTACAAGCACTGTCCCTCAGATGTTGGTCAATCTTAGAGGGCCTGAAAAGACCATTAGCTATGGTGGCTGTGTGGCCCAGCTTTATATTTTCTTGGCCTTGGGCTCAACTGAATGCATCCTTCTGGCCATCATGGCCTTTGACCACTTTGCTGCCATTTGCAAGCCCCTTCACTATCCTATCATCATGAACCAGAAACGGTGCATCCATATGGCCACAGGGACCTGGATTAGTGGATTTGCAAACTCTCTTGTGCAGTCCACCCTCACTGTGGTAGCCCCAAGGTGTGGACAGAGAGTAATAGACCATTTCTTCTGTGAAGTTCCAGCCCTTTTGAAGCTAGCTTGCATTGACACAACTGTGAATGAAGCTGAGCTTAACATTCTTGGAGCTTTACTGCTCTTGGTGCCTCTCAGCCTCATCCTGGGCACCTATGTGTTCATTGCTCAGGCAGTGCTGAAACTCCGTTCTGCTGAGAGTCGCTGGAAGGCCTTTAATACCTGTGCTTCACATTTGGTAGTGGTCTTCCTCTTCTACTTTACAGCTATCAGTATGTATGTTCAGCCTCCCTCAAGCTATTCTCATGACAGGGGCAAGATCATGGCTCTGTTCTACGGCATTGTCACACCTACCCTCAACCCATTCATCTATACTTTGAGGAACAAGGATGTGAAGGCCGCCCTGAGGAGGGCACTAACAAAGGAGTTTTGGGTCAAGACAAGGCAATAG
- the LOC127669854 gene encoding olfactory receptor 14J1-like, producing MATRNITTMSGFLLMGFSDNHELQMLQALLFLVTYLFGSAGNFIIITITTLDPQLQSPMYYFLKHLSILDFSSLSVTVPQYIESSLAQSGYISYGQCMLQVFFFTALGWSETAILTVMSYDRYVAICLPLHYEVIMSPRKCTWAVAAVWLSGGISGTLYTASTLSIRFCGDKIIHQFFCDIPQLLKISCSNDYFGVLGVSTFMSVMAFVCFTGIAFSYGQIFSTVLRMPSAEGRSKVFSTCLPHLFVVSFFLSTGICAYLKPTPDSPTALDLMLSIFYTVLPPTLNPVIYSLRNESLKGAIKKLLLSEEFIGENYFCSVVSVC from the coding sequence ATGGCTACAAGAAACATAACCACAATGAGTGGATTTCTCCTCATGGGGTTCTCTGACAACCATGAGCTGCAGATGTTACAGGCTTTGCTCTTCTTGGTGACATACCTCTTCGGCTCAGCAGGTAacttcatcattatcaccatcacaacactggacccacagctccagtctcCGATGTATTACTTTCTAAAGCACCTTTCCATTCTGGACTTCTCATCCCTTTCTGTCACAGTTCCCCAGTATATTGAGAGTTCCCTAGCACAAAGTGGCTACATTTCATATGGCCAGTGCATGCTGCAAgtttttttcttcacagctttGGGCTGGAGTGAGACAGCCATTCTCACGGTGATgtcttatgaccgctatgtggctatCTGCCTCCCCCTGCACTATGAGGTCATCATGAGTCCCAGAAAGTGCACTTGGGCTGTGGCAGCTGTGTGGCTAAGTGGAGGCATCTCTGGAACTTTATACACAGCAAGTACTCTGTCTATCAGATTCTGTGGTGACAAAATAATTCATCAGTTCTTCTGTGATATCCCCCAGTTGCTCAAGATCTCCTGCTCTAATGATTACTTCGGAGTACTGGGAGTGTCTACTTTCATGTCTGTAATGGCCTTCGTCTGCTTCACGGGGATTGCTTTCTCCTATGGCCAGATATTCTCCACAGTTCTCAGGATGCCCTCTGCTGAAGGCCGATCTAAGGTCTTCTCCACCTGCCTGCCCCACCTCTTCGTTGTGTCATTTTTTCTCTCAACAGGGATTTGTGCCTATCTAAAGCCAACCCCAGACTCACCAACTGCTTTAGACCTCATGCTCTCTATCTTTTACACAGTACTACCCCCAACCCTCAACCCTGTCATCTATAGTCTGAGAAATGAGTCCTTGAAGGGAGCTATAAAGAAGTTACTGTTAAGTGAAGAATTCATtggtgaaaattatttttgttctgttgttaGTGTCTGTTAA